The Petrotoga mobilis SJ95 genomic sequence CGACAAAAGAAATTTTGAACTTTCACGAATACCTTTGGAATTTGGTCAATGTAAATGACTCAAAGCTTAATGAATATTACTCTCCTGATAATTGGTTTCCACATATAACTTTAGCGGTAGAAGATATTAATAAAGAGAACATTGGACAGATTACCAGTTATTTGTCTGATAAAAAGTTAAAGTATCAAATAAAGTTGGAATCTCTTTCCCTTGTTCATAGAGAGTTGGGGAAAGAGGTTGAAATTGATCAAACTTTTGGAATACCAAAAAAGAGAAAAAGGAAACAGTGAAATTATTTATTGTTTCTACCGAACCTCTCGATAATTACAATTACTATGGCTCCAATTAAACCAAATATTAAAAAACTAACAAAGTTATCTATTCTTGAAATGGGAGCCCTCAATCCTCCAACCATTAGTCCCATCAAAAAAAACATTGTCGTGAGGTAAAAATTGTCCAACACCCATTTCAATAGTCTACTCATAGAAGCCAATCCCAGTACAACACCCAAAACAAAGGTTATCAGTACAGGGAAATTAAAATCATTAACTGCTTTTACAATGAATGAATATTGATTCAAAAGTAATAGGACGTATGCACCGGAAATGCCCGGTAGGA encodes the following:
- a CDS encoding 2'-5' RNA ligase family protein — encoded protein: MQALLTILPQPFYNKITKLWNELEKNFGVNWVKNNVPFPHITWSVAENYKVNDLNKLLKKATKELDSLTIKTEGVALFTGKKLTLYIPVKPTKEILNFHEYLWNLVNVNDSKLNEYYSPDNWFPHITLAVEDINKENIGQITSYLSDKKLKYQIKLESLSLVHRELGKEVEIDQTFGIPKKRKRKQ